The following is a genomic window from Solanum lycopersicum chromosome 6, SLM_r2.1.
GATCTGGACTCCAATCGTCAGAGTAGAATAAACCCATATCAACAGTCCCTTTAAGATACTGCAATATGTGTTTGATTCCATTCCAATGTTTCTTAGTAGGAGCAGAACTATATTTTGCTAATAAATTAACCGAAAAGGTTATATTAGGCCTTGTAGTGTTAGCAAGATACATTAGTGCACCAATTGCACTGAGGTATGGTACTTCAGGATCGAAAATTTTCTGATCCTTTTCTTGAGGTTGAAATGGATCTTTATTCACATCAAGTGATCGAACAACCATTGAAGTACTTAATGGATGTGcttcatacatataaaatattttcaacaccTTTTCTGTGTATGCagattgatgaacaaaaataccGTTTGTCAAATGCTCCATTTGCAAACCAAGACATAATTTTGTCTTTCCGAAATCTTTCATCtaaaattcattctttaaataatcGGTTGCCTTGTGAAGTTCCATTAGAGTTCCAATAAGGTTTATACTATCGACATAAATAGCAAGTATAACAAACCttggtattgttttctttataaacACACATGGGTAAATCGCATCATTTATATAACCTTCCTTAGATAAATATTTACTGAGACGGTTATACCACATGCGTCCAGAttgcttcaaaccatacaatGATCTTTGCATTCTAATTGAGTACATTTTCCGAGTCTTAGAACTGTATGCTTTGGGCATTTTGAATCCTTCAGgatttttcatgtatatctcattatcGAGTGATCCATAAAGATAGGCTGTAACCACATCCATCAAATGCATTTCAAGTTTCTCGTGGATCGTCAAACTAATGAGATAATGCAATGTTATTGAATCCATAACGGGTGAGTATGTCTCTTCGTAATCGATGTCAGGCCTTTGAGAAAATCCTTGTGCAACAAGACGTGCTTTGtacctttgtatttcatttttctcatttcttttctgCATAAAAATCCATTTATAGCCAACAGGTTTAAAACCATCAGGTGTTTGTACTATAGGCCCAAAAACATCGCGCTTGACAAGTGAATTCGATTCTGATTAAATTGCTTCTTGCCATTTTTGCCAATCTTTTGTCTGTCGACATTCTTCAACAGATTGAGGTTCAAGATCCTCACAATTTTGCATAATTATTGATGCAACATTGTATGCAAAAACATAATCCACCGCTATTTCTGAGCAATTCAGATTTGTTTCATGAGCACTTGATTTTATGGATAGTTCATTATTTCCTTGAGTCTCAAGCTCATTGGTTCCTCCAAGGATATCAAAATTTCTCACATTTTGACTTTCTATATGAGGTTCTTTCATGGGGtcattttaatcttttaattttctttttttaggatGTTGATCCTTTGATCCTAATGGTCTACCACGCTTCAGGCGTGCTTTTGACTCATTAGCTATGATACTAGTTGATGGTCCTAAGGGAACATCAATCGAACTGGGACATTCTTTGCACGAACATGTGATTTAGTAATCCTTTTCAAATCTGTAAATGCTTTTGACATTTGATTTGCGATTTTCTGCAAATGAATGATCTTTTGTACTTCTAGCTAAAAAATGAAAGTACGAGGATAAGATGAGACAATGATGgttttttcacaaaatttctcCTTTAATTTCACTATTTTCTCCCCTAATTTTGGGAAAAGTGTCTCATCAAACCGACATCTTTGAATCGAACTGTGAACATATCTCCAGTTAATGGCTCAAGGTAGCGAATAATAGAGGGAGATTCAAACCCAATACATATTACTAACCTTCTTTGAGGGCCTATCTTAGTGCGCTGTGGTGGTGCTACCGGCACATAAACAACACATCAAAAAATTCTTA
Proteins encoded in this region:
- the LOC138349068 gene encoding secreted RxLR effector protein 161-like, whose protein sequence is MEHLTNGIFVHQSAYTEKVLKIFYMYEAHPLSTSMVVRSLDVNKDPFQPQEKDQKIFDPEVPYLSAIGALMYLANTTRPNITFSVNLLAKYSSAPTKKHWNGIKHILQYLKGTVDMGLFYSDDWSPDLVGYANAGYLSDPHKARSRTGYVFTCGDTAISWRSTK